In Helianthus annuus cultivar XRQ/B chromosome 9, HanXRQr2.0-SUNRISE, whole genome shotgun sequence, the following are encoded in one genomic region:
- the LOC110875953 gene encoding uncharacterized protein LOC110875953: MYKLKGRSFWEVPSRGRMTWGWRKLLAIRSLIRPHLWSTIGNGSQTNIWSDMWCNQCPLSSFISPRRISNAGFHLQSSVAELVSLSGEWKWPIAWYDLFPVLINIQVPTFLDRQDRLVWKDLDGNSRRFSSWEVWNNIRHRENLVSWVNMVCFKHCIPRHSFHLWLVIRNKLKTQDRLSVWEAGSATNLNLMCCPLCYHDRDSRNNLLFECSFAMAVWNNVKAWTNMESVSGSWAEIMSWMNQNSNMQVPENIISRLVLSAASYFVWQERNNRLFSKNQRTEMVIAREIIRTVRLRLLSFKFKWRPGLRRLLEKWQLPSGNMVIDPG, translated from the coding sequence ATGTATAAGCTGAAAGGTAGGAGTTTTTGGGAGGTCCCGAGCCGTGGTCGTATGACTTGGGGTTGGAGGAAGCTTCTCGCAATTCGAAGCTTAATCCGGCCTCATTTGTGGTCTACTATTGGCAACGGGTCTCAAACAAACATATGGAGTGATATGTGGTGTAATCAATGTCCTTTGAGTAGTTTTATTAGCCCGAGACGCATCTCTAATGCTGGTTTTCATCTTCAGTCTTCGGTTGCTGAGTTGGTTTCGCTCAGTGGGGAATGGAAATGGCCGATTGCTTGGTATGATTTATTCCCTGTTCTAATCAATATTCAGGTTCCTACTTTTCTTGATAGACAGGATCGGCTGGTATGGAAGGATCTTGATGGCAATTCTCGCCGCTTCTCTTCTTGGGAGGTTTGGAATAATATTCGGCATCGTGAAAACTTAGTGTCATGGGTTAATATGGTTTGCTTCAAACATTGCATCCCAAGGCATTCGTTTCATTTGTGGCTTGTCATTAGGAATAAACTGAAGACGCAAGACAGATTGTCGGTTTGGGAGGCAGGAAGTGCTACAAATTTAAACCTCATGTGCTGTCCGTTGTGTTACCATGATAGAGATTCAAGGAATAACCTACTCTTTGAATGCTCGTTTGCTATGGCGGTTTGGAATAACGTTAAGGCGTGGACGAATATGGAAAGTGTTAGTGGTAGTTGGGCCGAAATTATGTCTTGGATGAATCAGAACTCGAACATGCAGGTGCCGGAAAATATCATCAGTCGCTTGGTACTATCAGCTGCTTCTTATTTTGTCTGGCAGGAAAGAAATAATAGGCTCTTTTCTAAAAACCAGCGTACGGAGATGGTGATTGCTCGTGAGATCATTCGAACGGTTAGATTGCGCCTTTTGTCATTCAAATTCAAGTGGAGACCTGGCCTTCGAAGATTACTTGAGAAATGGCAGCTTCCTAGTGGAAACATGGTCATCGATCCAGGCTGA
- the LOC110875954 gene encoding uncharacterized protein LOC110875954 codes for MFVKDRPWVVLGDFNSALSLDDCFAGSSSLTIGMREFSQCIQQTELMDLKSHGMQFTWNQKPKHGVGILKKIDRVLGNIQFLDAYPDAFVLFHPFRVSDHTPRIVNFHTIKHNRPKPFKFANFLVKKEGFVNCVSDEWAKEVQGVTMFSVVKKLSFLKSPLRRLLFKQGNLHERVKLLRTKLDDIHMAIDANPSDTTLRDSESRCLQEFQAASYDEECFLKQKAKADWLAAGDSNTKYFHNCVKMRNACSKIHSIQDVHGTQFIGDSVYGVMVSHYSAFLGMEDQVDSLPSNVAFPNVLDQVAASNMVRQVTREEVKNAMFSIGENKAPGPDGYTSAFFKNSWEIVGDEDMPHDCRTKKKQTNPPKGTNN; via the exons ATGTTTGTTAAGGATAGGCCGTGGGTGGTGTTAGGGGATTTTAATTCAGCGCTTTCGTTGGATGATTGTTTTGCTGGGTCGTCTTCTCTCACTATCGGTATGAGAGAATTTTCCCAGTGTATTCAGCAAACGGAGTTGATGGATCTCAAAAGTCATGGGATGCAATTTACTTGGAACCAAAAACCAAAGCATGGTGTGGGTATTCTAAAGAAGATTGATCGTGTATTGGGCAACATTCAGTTTTTAGATGCTTATCCAGATGCCTTTGTGTTATTTCACCCGTTCCGAGTTTCTGATCACACGCCTCGTATTGTTAATTTCCATACGATAAAGCATAATAGGCCTAAACCTTTTAAATTTGCCAATTTCTTGGTGAAGAAAGAGGGTTTTGTGAACTGTGTTTCGGATGAATGGGCTAAGGAGGTGCAAGGTGTGACTATGTTTTCGGTCGTCAAGAAGCTTTCTTTCTTGAAGTCCCCGTTGAGACGCCTTCTTTTCAAGCAAGGTAACTTGCATGAACGAGTCAAGTTGTTGAGAACTAAGCTGGATGATATTCATATGGCTATTGATGCTAATCCCTCAGATACGACTCTTAGAGATTCTGAATCTAGATGTCTTCAAGAGTTTCAAGCCGCTTCATATGATGAAGAATGTTTCCTCAAACAGAAAGCTAAAGCGGATTGGTTGGCTGCGGGTGATTCGAACACTAAATACTTCCATAACTGTGTCAAAATGAGAAATGCTTGTTCGAAGATCCATAGCATTCAAGATGTGCATGGAACCCAATTTATTGGTGATAGTGTGTATGGGGTTATGGTCTCTCATTATTCGGCTTTCTTGGGTATGGAGGATCAGGTGGATTCGTTACCTAGTAATGTTGCCTTCCCTAATGTTCTAGACCAAGTTGCGGCTAGTAATATGGTTCGCCAAGTAACTCGTGAGGAGGTTAAAAATGCTATGTTCTCTATTGGTGAAAATAAGGCTCCGGGTCCGGATGGGTACACTTCGGCGTTTTTTAAAAACTCTTGGGAAATTGTGGGGgatgag GACATGCCCCATGACTGTAGAAcaaagaaaaaacaaacaaacccaccAAAAGGAACAAACAACTAG
- the LOC110875955 gene encoding uncharacterized protein LOC110875955, translated as MQKNVWAKFGFSRLMMNSNGFFFFKFDSAEGMAKVLEGGPWLIRKNPLFLNVWSPSVILRKEGIKTVPVWVKFHNVPIAVYTDDGLSLLASKIGVPKRLVSYTADMCMENWGRTSFARAMIEVSADNELKDHIVVAIPKLDEGGYVTEKVKVEYEWKPQRCSECYLFGHCNATCPKAPNVKTKQVTVDDEGFVTDTRKTAKYGFPQKKPKAKFIYRQKADHSKPSSSGTKHDDGEGNKNQGSDTAIKSNLNLRNSFSALSNDQSLDGDVGMRGSSSGNLDTSYKKDDGVMEQLQTEISDFMNANTNGKHSEGASTPGQVVFNG; from the coding sequence ATGCAAAAAAATGTTTGGGCCAAATTTGGGTTCTCAAGGCTTATGATGAATTCTAATggctttttcttttttaaatttgatTCGGCTGAGGGTATGGCTAAAGTTCTTGAGGGGGGTCCTTGGTTAATCCGGAAAAATCCGTTGTTCCTTAATGTTTGGTCACCTTCGGTGATTCTTAGGAAGGAGGGGATTAAAACAGTTCCTGTGTGGGTTAAGTTTCACAATGTGCCAATTGCCGTTTATACAGATGATGGTTTGAGCCTTTTGGCGTCCAAGATTGGGGTTCCTAAAAGATTGGTTAGTTATACTGCCGATATGTGCATGGAGAACTGGGGTAGAACTAGTTTTGCTCGTGCCATGATTGAGGTGTCGGCTGATAATGAGTTAAAAGATCATATAGTTGTTGCTATTCCAAAGCTGGATGAGGGGGGTTATGTTACTGAAAAAGTTAAGGTTGAATATGAATGGAAGCCCCAAAGGTGCTCGGAGTGCTATTTGTTTGGTCATTGTAATGCTACATGTCCAAAGGCCCCTAATGTTAAAACTAAGCAGGTGACTGTGGATGATGAGGGTTTTGTGACAGATACGAGGAAAACCGCGAAATATGGATTTCCACAAAAGAAACCGAAAGCAAAGTTTATCTATAGACAAAAGGCTGATCACTCTAAGCCGAGCTCCTCGGGGACGAAGCATGATGATGGAGAAGGAAACAAGAACCAAGGTAGCGATACAGCCATTAAGAGCAATCTGAATTTAAGGAACTCTTTTTCAGCTCTTTCAAATGATCAGAGTTTAGATGGTGATGTGGGAATGAGAGGCTCTTCTTCGGGTAATTTGGATACTTCTTATAAAAAAGATGATGGGGTCATGGAGCAACTTCAAACGGAAATTTCAGATTTTATGAACGCTAATACAAATGGAAAAcattctgagggggcaagcactcccggtcaaGTGGTTTTTAATGGATAG